Within the Salvia hispanica cultivar TCC Black 2014 chromosome 4, UniMelb_Shisp_WGS_1.0, whole genome shotgun sequence genome, the region TCCATTGTAGGAAATTTCTGGCGGTTGTATCTTATAAAGGCTCCTGATTTTGAAGATATGTTTGTACATtgctttacatttttttattgaattatcgGGATGTAGCATCATCATTATCATCATTTAGTAAGGGGATGTTTGGAATTGCTTTAAACTGTTTCAAGAGCTTAAAAGATGTTTTAAGCTTGTCAAAGTGTTTGGATAGAATGAGCTTACAAGATGATGAACCGTTTGGCATTTTAAGCTCCTTGTATGTTGTAAGGACAAAAAATGACATAACGATCATGTGTGGCATTTTTAGAGCTCTTTATAGTAGAAGTATATAGCAATATCCAAAAGAGACATGCATCTCGCGCCCCCTGTTCACCTccattatgtttttattttcagcaaaaataaatgaaatactcAAAAActaattctaaaatatttcatggatgATCATGGAAATAGCTATTGTATTAACTCACAAATTAAATTCGCGCCCAAATCTGGATTTCAAAGTCATTAGAAAGGTTCCACATTTATTAGCACCTTTAAATGCATTGCATCTGCCATAATCGAATTGCATTGCGTCTGCCATAATTGAATTGCTTTgcatattacaaaaatatgagCTTTCAAAAAGTACTCATATTGTTTGGCCCACATGCTTTAGGACCAAGTTTTGGGTATATTTATTGTTCGAACTTTCGAGTGTAGGGGAGACAAATCATGCGGATTGGATTGCTTTCGGATTGATTTGATACAGTACAATCCAACCTGTTAAGAACAAATTCAAACACAATCTATTAAGGAAATTCTAAATCTGAACACGTATATTACCTGCTAGCATTTTTATACTactgtactattttttttaatttacgcTACCTAAACAGTACGATactattttttgaaaacaccccaaataaaataatgggataaaattaaatccttTACcctattatatatacaaactATAGTATTGTAGATATCCACCATGTGATTATATTGTGATATTACTGATACcagttttcttttattgtaGCATGCTCCATTCGTTTTTTATTATGTCCCCAACCGTCAAATTAcgcatattaaaaaattaatttatattttaacccttttttataatttattattataaatacaaaCTATACAACTACATATCAAATTggaaaaacattaaataagggataaaatggaaaacatattataattatactcTTAAGTTTTGAATGTGACACTTGGTAACAGctaacaagaaaaaaatgcTAAATAAGACACTTTCTTAAATACGAAGAGCACAATATACTGTATTAATGTACTACTTCAATAATGCATAACATTGTAGTTCATTGTATTATGGCAGGTTTGTGTGGTATACAATactcacatatatataatactctaGGTAAACACATGAATTTCCAACATTTGTATTTAACAATTTCAAAGGTGCTCGTTCGTTTATGTCATGCTACATACGTGTGAAGTTggttatatataaattaacgGAAGTGAATATCCAAACATGGCAAGACactaaataaaaagttaaaaaaagcTTCCGAATTTTGAGCCTCTACAAgtatctatttaatttaaaattagcaaTGTATAAAATCCCAACAAATATCTAATTAAGTTAGATTGGATTTTGAGCTGCATACACTTTCATTTCTTCACGTCCCTTTATTTGGTCTGTTCAAGATTAAAGCTTTATTTCTACGATTTCTATAATTTCCTTGTCATAAAAGTCATTAGATGCAACACCTATTTGGACGTAATTACCCTGATGAAGTAAGATTTGTGTAGaaatgaaggagaaaaaaccCTGAACTTTAATTGATAAAGATAATTATTCTGTAATAATTCAAATGTAAAGGACACAGTCACTATCATAAACATCATCCTTAGCCATTTCAAAAAAGCACGAGTCAGTCAAGGATAAGTGTCTTGAAACTAAGGTGGTCCATCCCAATTCATCATATATGATCATgacaataattatatttaaataataaaatgaaatgggaaGCTAGTCTGTCAAGACTTTCTACCATAGAAGCAAAGGtctaaataaagataaatgtaaCAATCATCCATCATTCCTTTTAACAATTGCTCTATCTCATAATGGGGCATTTTAGCTTTAGTGCCGCTGTCAGCTGCACAAATAGCcatgtaaaaaagaaaagatttttGAGCTCTAATCTTTGTCTTAAGCTAGTGGCCTTGTTGTTTTCATTggtaattttaaatatttataactttGGGATCTTTATTCTTCCCATGATCTTATCCATCTTTCGATTTTATCAATGCTACTCCAAAGTATAGAATCATTGGATCGGCTGCAGATGCTGCAAGAACAGactcatttattaatttgccTAGAAGTTAGAACAAGGAAATAGcagtactatataaatacatattacAAAATCAGGAAAAATGTGAAACCACTCTTTATTGTTTGTATACCATCCAAAATAAACAAGTTTCTCCACATTACATTATCACAATCATCATCTATTTATCTGCaggaaacaaaattaatatacaatccCCAACCAACCACATGATCTCTCTAAGATCCTAACGCTGTTCTTGAAAatgtatacatacatatatattataagtaGATAGATAAAactatattagtataaaatatggagtactatctAAAACCTTTGTTTCATTGTCTACACTAGCAATAACAATGGTGTAGATCAACCTAAACCTTTTACCTTTTAGGGAAATTGCGTATGtatgaatttcaaattcaagcCACAAAGTCCGGCAGCAGCTGCGCCGCGAACCGCTTCCGGTTCTGTATGTTGATGTTGTCGTACACATTCCCATtggccgccgctgccgccgcgTTCATCCCCACGAAATCATTGGCCTCTCCCATCTCCACTCCTCTGCCTAACTGCATCGACTGATTATTAGGCAGGAAGCTCTGGTGCGCCCCGGACATCGATATGTTGTCGCAGTGCGGCAGCCCCAGCGTCAGCGACACTCCGTTCCCTGAATACGGCGTCGTTTGGAACTGCTCCGCTCCGAACCTCCCCAGCTCTCCCATCGGGTACGACCCGAACCCGCCTATGAAGTTGGTGGGGGCGCCCATCAGGGTGAACCCCGTCCCGTCTCTGCCCTGCCTGTCCCCGAATTTGATGGTCATGGCGTCGCTGTCCACGTCGGGAGGGGGCTTTGTGTCGGTGTCGGCCATTCTTTGCTTCTTGGGGCTGGCTCCTTGAGTGATGGAGTCGATTTCGGAGAGGTTGAATCCCCCGGCCACCATGGCTGTGGCGGTCGGAGACGTGGAGATGTTATTGTTGTGCTGTTGGGATTTTTCTTGGTCGGCCTTGTCCTCGGAGGTTCCGTTCGCCTTGTCCTGCTCCTTGATTTCCTCCATGTACATTTCCTCTACCATAGGCTTCCATAGCCTGACTCGGGCGTTGATGAACCAATTTGACACCTGGATAATAAATGAGCTCATGTTAGcgacttttaaatttatgttcatttgcctaatttaaaaagaaaaagaaaaagaaatggatACCTGGCTTCGGGTGAGGCCGGTCTGTTTGGCAAGCATGAGCTTATCCGAGTCCTTTGGATAGCTGCAGAGGAGATAAAGACAGAGTTTGGTTAAGATGATTGGAGTGAAGAGATGATGGTGGAATGAAGTGTGAGAAGGGAAGAGAGTTACGGGTGGAGGAAGTGCTCGAAGAGCCAGGCGCGGAGGACGGAAACAGATCGCTCGGGCAAGCCTCGCTGGGGTCTCCAAGCATTGTGCTGGATCATTCCCAATTGCTGCAAGGCTCTCTGTTGCCTGATTTGGTTGTCCACGTATTTGAGTCTAGAACCTTCCATCTTCCCTTCCAAACTCTCTTCTTCGCCTAAGCTCTTACTCGCCCCTCGAATCTGTCCTAGAATCGCATCTTTCAAGCACCGGAACTGCTTCGATATGGTCTCCAGCGCCAGAGCTGTGTATGTCTTCGCCGACCCCATTCCGGCCGCCTGCTCGAACCACGAGATCACCATCTGCATCTGCTGGTGGTACTGTCGGTACCTCTGCTCCACCTACAATTACCAATCAATTTtagatacaaattttaaagtttgagtCACTCAATAGACTTGGTTTCCGGCTTAATTACCTCATCGAGCATGTTAACCAGCTTCGCCTTTTTCATCTGAATTTCTTGTCTCTCCGCTGTGCTCAGCTCCGCACCACGTTTCGCGGAGCTATCTCCTCCGCTCTGTCCGTCTCCGCTCGCGGCCGCTGAATCACCGCTGCTCTTCGCCGGCTTGGACGATTCCGCGGCGGCGGCCTTGCCTCCCTTACCGACGTTAACCACTTCATCGAGAATCTCCTGCGCGGCCTTGAGATACTTAGAGCTGAGTAAAACGCTCTGCACGCCGTTGGAAACCCCCGACGCCGACGACGGCGACCCGCCGGACACCCTCACGTCGTCGCAGCGCGGCGGCGAGGACACGGCGGTGACTAGGGGCTGGCTCGGGACCTCCCTGGAGGTGAAGGACGCGTACTGGGGCTGCTGGGAGGAGAGGCTCAGGGAGAGACCCTGAGGGGCGGCGCGTGTGACGTCACGCGCCTCCATGGGGAGGTTGTAGAGGTTGTAGGGGACGCGGGGGAGGAAGTGGTCCTGAGCGGGGGCGGAGGTGGTGGCAGCgacggtggtggtggtgttgAGGGGGACGCCGACAAAATGTtgctgcggcggcggcggcgcgtgGTGGAGGGAGGAAGGGTTGGAATTGAGGAATACGAAGTTGCTGCTGGGTTGGGGGTTGTCGGAGTATCCGACGTAGGCGGGATTCATGAGAATCAGCGTCTGTAGACCGTCGCCTCCGCCGCCGGCTTGGATTTCAGAATTGCCGTGGTAGTAAGTCGCCatcgatgatgatgatgatcggagcttatattttatgaaaacaCGCTGCGAAAAGAGACTACGTTAGCTTTCACTTCAACATCCAATCCAACTTACTTTTCACTCCCGACACACACAGAaatcaagagagagagagagacacacacacacatattataaaattataaatatatatacatatatgggCTTGTAATTGTACCTGTAAAAGAGATGAGTGATGAAAACTGTTGTGGTTGACTATAACCTAGTAATATCAGTGATCGGAAGAGCCCTGAAATTCCAAtcaaattgaatcaattatatgtataatcaattaaaccaccaacaataaataaaaaaaaagtaaatataatatagatttGAAGGATGAAAAAGGTGAAGAAGAGAAACAATCTGGTGTGGTGTGACCAGTCTATAATATGATTTCCCAAATAGAGATAGGGTGATAgaagaaacagaaaaagaGATAGATTATTAGGGAAAGAGAGATTGAGTGGGGGAGAAAGGGATTGGTTAGGTTAACACTATTGCTCTACCTCGTCTGACCAAGATTTCTGTGTGCACGTGTTCCATCTATTTCTATATAATCAACCCACACAAGCACACTCTTTGTGTTTCTTTTGCAACccaaacaagaagaagaagaagaagaagaagaagagcgatctaacacacatatatatatatatatatactcaccAGGATTTAATTCaagtaatttgaatttatgtaTGAAGAGAGTAGTGGGCATAGATATAGACTGTGGTGCATGTTTTGTGAAATTGTGTGTGTGATTTCTTCTTCAGTCTAATAATATGTGATCGGACACAATATCCATGGCTGTCTGcaactctctctccctcactaagataaagaaaaacaaacaagtGAAGAGAGAGGGAGGTGCTAAAAAGACTTGGAAAAAGATGCCCATCTTTATTCACTCACTTATCCACACAATTTGTGGCTCTTTTTCCTTTCacacataaataattaaaacaaaaaaaaatacattaaaaataggAGGAAACGGATTCTTCAAGAAAAGTAtgaaacaaatactactaatactaCCATGGATCGAtgcttctttctctctctaaatatccttctcttttctttctctctctttgagTAATTGATCAAACAACCTCACTGATTTGACTCTCCTTTCCAAATCATTTGATGCATCTCTCTGCACAAAGAAATCAAACTTTTTAGAcagatatataaaaaaaagatgtcGATGTTTGTGAGTTCGTTATATATGCTATTATGTCAGAAGATACATACAGCTGAGGTAACGTCCCCTTCCCACTAAGGATTTTGGATTAGCAATTAAcaattactaataattaacaaattaagtagatgattatgattatgatgATGATAAAACCCatcatatattatattaatttaattttttttatctttttgtgaATGGAGTGTCGGATGGGTAAGGAGGGGGTCCCCTGGTTTCATAATTG harbors:
- the LOC125219836 gene encoding BEL1-like homeodomain protein 1, translating into MATYYHGNSEIQAGGGGDGLQTLILMNPAYVGYSDNPQPSSNFVFLNSNPSSLHHAPPPPQQHFVGVPLNTTTTVAATTSAPAQDHFLPRVPYNLYNLPMEARDVTRAAPQGLSLSLSSQQPQYASFTSREVPSQPLVTAVSSPPRCDDVRVSGGSPSSASGVSNGVQSVLLSSKYLKAAQEILDEVVNVGKGGKAAAAESSKPAKSSGDSAAASGDGQSGGDSSAKRGAELSTAERQEIQMKKAKLVNMLDEVEQRYRQYHQQMQMVISWFEQAAGMGSAKTYTALALETISKQFRCLKDAILGQIRGASKSLGEEESLEGKMEGSRLKYVDNQIRQQRALQQLGMIQHNAWRPQRGLPERSVSVLRAWLFEHFLHPYPKDSDKLMLAKQTGLTRSQVSNWFINARVRLWKPMVEEMYMEEIKEQDKANGTSEDKADQEKSQQHNNNISTSPTATAMVAGGFNLSEIDSITQGASPKKQRMADTDTKPPPDVDSDAMTIKFGDRQGRDGTGFTLMGAPTNFIGGFGSYPMGELGRFGAEQFQTTPYSGNGVSLTLGLPHCDNISMSGAHQSFLPNNQSMQLGRGVEMGEANDFVGMNAAAAAANGNVYDNINIQNRKRFAAQLLPDFVA